A window from Fragaria vesca subsp. vesca linkage group LG5, FraVesHawaii_1.0, whole genome shotgun sequence encodes these proteins:
- the LOC101298604 gene encoding vinorine synthase-like, producing the protein MVSSPETIHCLKSSMRLSSVVPATVTGQEHKVHELTNMDLAMKLHYIKGVYFFKSDAVEGLTAKDLKKPMFQLLQRYFAVSGRIRRSVTGRPFIKCNDSGVRTVEARCEDTVDEWLARAVEDDSVFDGLAYNQALGDPDLGFSPLVFVQFTWFKCGGMSVGLGWANVLGDVFSASTFINLWGKAMAGHKQQKSLHVPDSAKSEFPVSVLPNIVSPNAVKRVDLVGDLWLTPNNSKMKTHTFYIHGEKINHFLSDQNSKVSAFEVLSAIIWKSLSKIKENAKETRMVTLCQKFGERKFEFPSNEMVWSTVEADFWVAEAEVSELVELILKKKGDENGMIEKIMGNHESGERCSDFITYGANLTFVNLEEIEIYELELKGQKPVYANYSINGVGDEGVVLVLPARPKCGKDGDDVKGDRTVTVVLPENQLAQLKVEIQKNWDIV; encoded by the exons ATGGTGTCTTCGCCTGAAACCATCCACTGCCTCAAGTCCAGCATGCGGCTGTCATCGGTTGTTCCGGCGACGGTCACCGGCCAAGAGCACAAGGTCCATGAGCTGACGAACATGGACTTGGCCATGAAGCTTCACTACATCAAAGGGGTATACTTTTTCAAAAGCGATGCAGTTGAGGGGCTTACGGCCAAGGACTTGAAGAAGCCTATGTTCCAGCTCCTGCAACGCTACTTCGCCGTCTCCGGGAGAATCCGGAGATCCGTAACCGGCCGGCCTTTCATCAAGTGTAACGACAGCGGTGTGAGAACTGTGGAGGCACGCTGTGAGGATACCGTTGATGAATGGTTGGCCAGGGCTGTGGAGGATGATTCTGTGTTTGATGGCCTCGCTTATAATCAAGCACTTGGTGATCCTGATCTTGGTTTCTCTCCTTTGGTCTTTGTACAG TTCACTTGGTTCAAATGTGGAGGAATGTCAGTGGGACTTGGCTGGGCAAATGTTCTTGGAGATGTGTTTTCAGCTTCAACCTTCATCAACCTGTGGGGGAAGGCCATGGCTGGTCACAAGCAACAGAAGTCTCTGCACGTACCAGACTCTGCAAAATCTGAGTTTCCAGTTTCAGTACTTCCCAATATTGTATCACCAAATGCCGTGAAAAGGGTTGATCTAGTTGGCGATTTATGGCTCACACCCAACAACTCCAAGATGAAGACGCATACTTTTTATATTCATGGAGAGAAAATTAACCATTTTCTCTCAGACCAAAATTCCAAGGTCTCAGCTTTTGAGGTGCTCTCTGCAATCATATGGAAATCCTTGTCAAAGATCAAGGAAAACGCAAAAGAGACAAGGATGGTGACTCTTTGTCAAAAATTTGGTGAAAGAAAATTTGAGTTTCCAAGTAATGAGATGGTGTGGAGCACAGTTGAAGCAGATTTCTGGGTTGCAGAAGCTGAGGTCTCCGAACTGGTGGAGCTCATTTTGAAGAAAAAGGGAGATGAAAACGGCATGATTGAAAAGATAATGGGGAATCATGAGAGTGGGGAAAGATGTTCAGACTTCATAACATATGGAGCAAATTTGACATTTGTGAATTTGGAAGAGATAGAGATTTATGAGCTTGAACTGAAGGGGCAGAAGCCAGTTTATGCAAACTATTCCATTAATGGAGTTGGTGATGAAGGAGTTGTGTTGGTGCTTCCTGCACGGCCAAAATGTGGTAAGGATGGAGATGATGTTAAGGGTGATAGAACTGTGACTGTGGTTTTGCCTGAAAATCAACTTGCACAGCTGAAAGTTGAGATCCAAAAGAATTGGGATATCGTTTGA
- the LOC101291928 gene encoding protein VERNALIZATION INSENSITIVE 3-like, which translates to MKDNPDEEKNPSSGMHSAFSGFVLDPEKCSRLSLGEKRELVHEIAKWSEEAPEMLSSFSRKELVEMICAELGEERKYRGYVKPRLIERLLKSISEKSKINTNSNPAFSPAKVEIGKKRKQSTEASFQPIPDQGRVSMVTSKEEQANFQLCQNAACRAPLSSDQSFCKRCSCCICHHFDDNKDPSLWLTCDSDTVDETGPCGMSCHLECALKHERAGIMKNGCCRQLDGSFYCIACGKVNDLMRTWRKQIVIAKEARRLDVLCLRISLSHRILLHTKKYQKLQNTVETAIKCLNDEVGPLEHVCGKMARGIVNRLSCGAEVQKLCISAVESFDSMGKKELATCCIQFEESSPSSVIVVLEYEDHFHNNFLGCRLWHRKADEKDYPDQPSFIVVRPEKKFAIADLQPATEYLCKVSLFSNTETLGVWEAKWVTPALYDSSVALEKQTGEENTVTGQILSHAESTNSSDIKGDHPVNPSSNGINKNQNKGLYPPPRSMETGTLIKEAVSPLTPSKSNGIRKAPRFECTKRIEESDYEYSVGAIKWLEHEGHIDEDFRVKFLTWFSLKATTQERKVVRVYVDTFIDDPSSLARQLIHTFVEEICFQPKEYQFLSIGLSQGCAIKF; encoded by the exons ATGAAGGACAACCCAGACGAAGAGAAGAATCCTTCTTCAGGAATGCACTCTGCATTTTCAG GTTTTGTGCTTGATCCTGAAAAATGTAGCAGGCTAAGTTTGGGAGAAAAGAGAGAACTAGTCCATGAAATTGCCAAATGGTCAGAAGAAGCTCCAGAGATGCTTAGTTCCTTTAGCCGTAAGGAACTTGTTGAAATGATCTGTGCTGAACTGGGCGAGGAAAGGAAGTACAGAGGATATGTGAAACCTAGACTGATAGAACGCCTGTTAAAGTCAATTTCTGAGAAATCAAAGATTAATACTAACAGTAATCCTGCATTTTCTCCAGCCAAAGTAGAAATTGGAAAGAAAAGGAAACAGAGCACAGAAGCTTCCTTTCAACCAATCCCTGACCAAGGTCGTGTTTCCATGGTGACTAGCAAAGAAGAACAGGCTAACTTCCAACTTTGTCAGAATGCAGCATGCAGAGCTCCCTTGAGTTCAGATCAATCTTTTTGCAAGAGATGTTCTTGCTGTATCTGCCATCATTTTGATGATAACAAGGATCCTAGTCTATGGTTGACCTGTGACTCTGATACTGTTGATGAGACTGGTCCTTGTGGAATGTCATGCCATCTGGAATGTGCCCTCAAACATGAAAGAGCTGGGATTATGAAGAATGGTTGCTGTCGCCAATTGGATGGTAGCTTCTATTGCATTGCCTGTGGAAAGGTCAATGATTTAATGAG AACATGGAGAAAACAAATAGTGATTGCCAAGGAAGCTAGAAGACTTGATGTACTGTGTCTACGGATTTCTCTATCCCACAGAATTCTTTTGCATACGAAGAAATACCAAAAGCTGCAGAACACTGTAGAAACTGCCATAAAATGCCTGAATGATGAAGTCGGGCCGCTAGAACATGTATGTGGAAAGATGGCACGTGGAATTGTTAACAGACTGTCTTGTGGTGCTGAGGTTCAGAAACTGTGCATTTCTGCAGTTGAGTCTTTCGACTCGATGGGAAAGAAAGAACTAGCAA CTTGCTGCATCCAGTTTGAAGAGTCATCCCCTTCTTCCGTCATTGTTGTGCTAGAATATGAGGATCATTTTCATAACAATTTCTTGGGCTGCCGGCTGTGGCATCGTAAGGCTGATGAGAAGGATTATCCAGACCAACCCTCTTTCATTGTTGTAAGGCCAGAGAAGAAATTTGCTATTGCTGATCTGCAACCTGCAACTGAGTATCTCTGCAAGGTTTCTTTGTTTAGCAACACAGAGACTTTGGGTGTTTGGGAAGCTAAGTGGGTTACGCCTGCATTGTATGATAGTTCTGTTGCATTAGAGAAACAGACAGGGGAAGAGAATACGGTAACAGGTCAGATTCTTTCCCATGCAGAATCAACTAATTCTAGTGACATCAAAGGAGATCATCCTGTGAATCCATCATCAAATGGCATCAACAAGAACCAGAACAAAGGGCTCTACCCTCCACCTCGTTCAATGGAAACTGGTACCTTGATCAAAGAAGCAGTTTCTCCATTGACACCCAGCAAATCCAACGGAATACGTAAAGCTCCACGCTTTGAATGTACAAAGCGAATTGAGGAGAGCGATTATGAATACTCAGTGGGGGCAATCAAATGGTTAGAGCATGAGGGGCACATAGATGAAGATTTCAGAGTAAAATTTCTGACTTGGTTCAGCCTCAAAGCTACTACGCAAGAGCGAAAAGTGGTCAGAGTGTATGTGGACACTTTCATTGATGATCCATCAAGCTTGGCTAGGCAGCTGATCCATACCTTTGTGGAAGAGATTTGTTTTCAGCCAAAAGAATACCAGTTTCTAAGCATTGGCCTTTCACAAGGTTGTGCCATAAAATTTTGA
- the LOC101291633 gene encoding uncharacterized protein LOC101291633, with protein sequence METSEKRKERLRAMRLEAEASHNDTTADVPGYLSNPLADGNVAQEEPCAPSRFGFYTDPMAGFSADTKRCKTGDHFASNSFKHSDAGGLPVPRLPPPLSGRPMNPEMPPPPHLFQSNYSPDQRMYQQNFAPQRSPAAMVRPFAMHHGNLPELWTGAECPASYNFSSDPSIESRSTGPRFRPPGSPGYRPPGSPGFGPSGSPGFGPSGSPGFGLPGSPGFGPPGVPGYGPPRNPGFRPLGNPGFGPPGSAGFGPSGSPGFRPPGSPGYRPPGSPGYRSPGSPGFNSNTRQGRGNWAGHSPSPHSVHGGSHNPSSSSGRGRGHPGSEGRGGHGRGSHDRPFHPEQFYNASMVEDPWKGVSPVTWQALTPVFWKKVDTPFNGNKNKASIPESSNRSTPQPNLAEYLAASLNETINEEPNETVNEEPTS encoded by the exons ATGGAGACTTCGGAGAAGAGAAAGGAACGGCTAAGAGCAATGCGGCTAGAAGCTGAAGCTTCTCATAATGATACGACTGCAGATGTACCGGGATACCTTTCTAATCCGCTGGCTGATGGTAATGTGGCACAGGAGGAGCCCTGTGCTCCTTCTAGGTTTGGATTTTATACAGACCCTATGGCGGGTTTCTCTGCAGATACTAAGCGGTGTAAAACTGGTGATCATTTTGCATCGAATAGTTTCAAGCATTCAGATGCTGGTGGTCTTCCTGTGCCAAGGCTTCCTCCACCTCTTTCAG GAAGACCAATGAACCCTGAAATGCCTCCTCCACCTCATCTGTTTCAGAGCAATTACTCACCAGACCAGAGAATGTACCAACAAAACTTTGCTCCTCAAAGAAGTCCAGCAGCAATGGTGAGACCTTTTGCAATGCATCATGGAAATCTACCTGAACTCTGGACTGGAGCTGAATGTCCGGCAAGTTATAATTTCTCTTCTGATCCCTCAATAGAAAGCAGGTCTACTGGACCGAGATTTAGACCACCTGGTAGCCCCGGATATAGACCACCAGGAAGCCCGGGATTTGGGCCATCAGGAAGCCCAGGATTTGGGCCATCAGGAAGCCCCGGGTTTGGGCTACCAGGAAGCCCGGGATTCGGGCCACCAGGAGTCCCAGGATACGGGCCACCAAGAAACCCGGGATTCAGGCCGCTGGGAAATCCAGGATTTGGACCACCAGGAAGCGCGGGATTTGGACCATCAGGAAGCCCCGGATTTAGGCCACCAGGAAGCCCGGGATATAGGCCACCTGGAAGCCCCGGATATAGGTCACCTGGAAGCCCTGGATTTAATTCCAATACTCGGCAAGGTAGGGGGAACTGGGCCGGTCATAGTCCAAGCCCTCATTCAGTACATGGAGGTAGTCATAATCCTAGTTCAAGTTCAGGTAGAGGTAGGGGACATCCTGGTTCAGAAGGGAGAGGCGGACACGGGCGGGGTTCGCATGATCGTCCATTTCACCCAGAACAATTTTACAATGCTTCCATGGTTGAAGATCCATGGAAAGGTGTGTCACCTGTTACATGGCAAGCTTTGACACCTGTTTTCTGGAAGAAGGTAGATACTCCCTTCAATGGTAACAAAAATAAAGCAAGCATTCCAGAAAGTTCAAACAGGTCCACTCCACAGCCAAACTTGGCAGAGTACTTGGCTGCCTCACTGAATGAAACGATTAATGAGGAACCAAATGAAACTGTTAATGAGGAACCGACTTCATAG
- the LOC101298892 gene encoding shikimate O-hydroxycinnamoyltransferase-like has translation MASTSTNTIIHGTKSSMRMSSVVPATVTAEEHKVHELTKMDLALKLHYIKGVYFFGRVEGVTIYDLKKPMFQLLQLYFPAAGRIRRSENGRPFIKCNDSGVRIVEARCDETVDEWLAMALGDDHDSSFDVLAYNQALGDPDLDLSPLVFLQFTRFKCGGMSVGISWANVLGDAFSASTFINLWKKIMADPVPHKSLHIPPDSAKSKLPLSVHPILITPSFLKRVDSVGDLWLTPNNCKMKTHTFHVDAEKINHFLSGQKPKVSAFEVLSAIIWKSLSKIKENAEETRIVSLCKNKSGERQLEFPSNEMVWSTVEADFWVAEAEVSELVELIFNKRKYENDMIEEMMGHDNESGEESSDFIAYGAKLTFVNLEEIEIYELELKGQKPVYANYAITGVGVEGVVLVLPGPKCGKERNDVDGDKIVTVVLPENQLAQLKVELQKNWNIA, from the exons ATGGCATCAACATCAACCAACACCATTATCCACGGGACCAAGTCCAGCATGAGAATGTCTTCCGTCGTCCCGGCAACGGTGACCGCTGAAGAACACAAGGTCCATGAGCTCACCAAGATGGACTTGGCCTTGAAGCTACACTACATCAAAGGGGTCTACTTTTTCGGCAGAGTCGAGGGGGTTACCATTTATGACTTGAAGAAGCCTATGTTCCAACTGCTCCAACTCTACTTCCCTGCCGCCGGGAGGATCCGCAGATCAGAAAATGGACGGCCGTTCATCAAGTGTAACGATAGCGGTGTGCGAATTGTCGAGGCGCGTTGTGACGAAACGGTCGATGAATGGTTGGCCATGGCTTTGGGGGATGATCATGATTCTTCTTTCGATGTTCTTGCTTATAACCAAGCACTTGGTGATCCTGATCTTGATCTCTCTCCTTTGGTCTTTCTACAG TTCACTCGGTTCAAATGTGGAGGAATGTCAGTGGGAATTAGCTGGGCAAATGTTCTTGGGGATGCATTTTCAGCTTCAACCTTCATCAACCTGTGGAAGAAGATCATGGCAGATCCCGTGCCACACAAATCTCTGCATATACCACCAGACTCTGCAAAATCTAAGCTCCCACTTTCAGTACATCCCATTCTAATTACACCAAGTTTCTTGAAAAGGGTTGATTCAGTTGGCGATTTATGGCTCACACCCAACAACTGCAAGATGAAGACACATACTTTTCATGTTGATGCAGAGAAAATCAATCATTTTCTCTCAGGCCAAAAACCCAAGGTCTCAGCTTTTGAAGTACTCTCTGCAATCATATGGAAATCGTTGTCCAAGATCAAGGAAAACGCAGAAGAGACAAGGATAGTGTCTCTTTGTAAAAACAAATCTGGTGAAAGACAATTGGAGTTTCCAAGTAATGAGATGGTGTGGAGCACAGTTGAAGCAGATTTCTGGGTTGCAGAAGCTGAGGTCTCAGAATTGGTGGAGCTCATTTTCAACAAAAGGAAATATGAGAATGACATGATTGAAGAGATGATGGGGCACGATAATGAGAGTGGGGAAGAATCTTCAGACTTCATAGCATATGGGGCAAAATTGACATTTGTGAATTTGGAAGAGATAGAGATTTATGAGCTTGAATTGAAGGGGCAGAAGCCAGTTTATGCAAATTATGCCATTACTGGAGTCGGTGTTGAAGGAGTTGTTTTGGTTCTTCCAGGGCCAAAATGTGGTAAGGAGAGAAATGATGTTGATGGTGATAAAATTGTGACTGTGGTTCTGCCTGAAAATCAACTTGCGCAGCTGAAAGTTGAGCTCCAAAAGAATTGGAATATTGCTTGA